A portion of the Oncorhynchus nerka isolate Pitt River linkage group LG27, Oner_Uvic_2.0, whole genome shotgun sequence genome contains these proteins:
- the LOC115111713 gene encoding septin-5 isoform X1 — protein sequence MDAIMLQEKLVERLLCPRVRTSRQKEKQYVGFATLPNQVHRKSVKKGFDFTLMVAGESGMGKSTLVNSLFLTDLYKDRKLLNAEERINQTVEIIKHTVDIEEKGVKLKLTIVDTPGFGDAVNNNECWKPITDYIDQQFEQYFRDESGLNRKNIQDNRVHCCLYFIPPFGHGLRPVDVEFMKALHEKVNVVPLIAKADCLTPSEIKKLKDRVRDEIERFGIKVYQFPECDSDEDEEFKQLDKELKECCPFAVIGSNTVVEARGQRVRGRLYPWGIVEVENQSHCDFVKLRNILIRSHMHDLKDVTCDMHYENYRAQCIQDMTSKLTQDNRMESPIPMLPQPTPDVETDRLIKMKDEELARMQEMLNKMQQQIHDGKDQ from the exons ATGGATGCTATCATGCTGCAGGAGAAACTGGTGGAACGCTTGCTTTGCCCTCGAGTCAGAACCTCCAGGCAGAAG gAGAAGCAGTATGTGGGTTTTGCTACCCTCCCTAACCAGGTGCACAGGAAGTCAGTGAAAAAGGGATTTGACTTCACCCTCATGGTCGCCG GAGAGTCTGGTATGGGTAAATCTACTCTGGTCAACAGCCTGTTCCTCACAGACTTGTACAAGGACAGGAAACTTCTCAATGCTGAGG AGCGTATCAACCAGACAGTAGAGATCATTAAGCACACAGTGGACATTGAGGAGAAAGGAGTGAAGCTGAAGCTGACCATTGTAGACACACCAGGCTTTGGAGACGCTGTCAACAACAATGAATG CTGGAAGCCCATCACCGACTACATTGACCAGCAGTTTGAGCAGTACTTCAGGGACGAGAGTGGACTGAACAGGAAGAACATCCAGGACAACAGAGTCCACTGCTGCCTCTACTTCATACCTCCATTTGGACATGG ACTGCGTCCAGTAGATGTGGAGTTTATGAAGGCTCTCCATGAGAAGGTGAACGTGGTTCCTCTCATCGCCAAGGCTGACTGTCTCACTCCCAGCGAGATCAAGAAACTCAAAGACCGG gtccgtGATGAGATTGAGAGGTTTGGCATTAAGGTTTACCAGTTCCCAGAGTGTGACTCTGATGAGGACGAGGAGTTTAAACAACTGGACAAAGAACTGAAG GAGTGCTGTCCGTTTGCAGTGATTGGCAGTAACACTGTGGTTGAGGCCAGGGGCCAGAGAGTAAGAGGGAGACTTTACCCATGGGGCATTGTGGAAG TGGAGAACCAGTCTCACTGTGACTTTGTGAAGCTGAGGAACATATTGATCCGCTCCCACATGCACGACCTCAAAGACGTGACCTGTGACATGCACTATGAGAACTACAGAGCGCAGTGTATACAGGAcatgaccag TAAACTGACGCAGGACAACCGAATGGAGAGCCCGATTCCCATGTTGCCCCAGCCCACCCCCGACGTGGAGACTGATAGACTCATCAAGATGAAAGATGAAGAG tTGGCGAGGATGCAGGAGATGCTGAATAAGATGCAGCAGCAGATCCATGATGGGAAGGACCAGTGA
- the LOC115111713 gene encoding septin-5 isoform X2 encodes MTTNIRYKSRIPIKSDETVEEKQYVGFATLPNQVHRKSVKKGFDFTLMVAGESGMGKSTLVNSLFLTDLYKDRKLLNAEERINQTVEIIKHTVDIEEKGVKLKLTIVDTPGFGDAVNNNECWKPITDYIDQQFEQYFRDESGLNRKNIQDNRVHCCLYFIPPFGHGLRPVDVEFMKALHEKVNVVPLIAKADCLTPSEIKKLKDRVRDEIERFGIKVYQFPECDSDEDEEFKQLDKELKECCPFAVIGSNTVVEARGQRVRGRLYPWGIVEVENQSHCDFVKLRNILIRSHMHDLKDVTCDMHYENYRAQCIQDMTSKLTQDNRMESPIPMLPQPTPDVETDRLIKMKDEELARMQEMLNKMQQQIHDGKDQ; translated from the exons ATGACGACCAACATCCGATACAAGAGCCGTATCCCGATCAAATCGG ACGAGACAGTTGAG gAGAAGCAGTATGTGGGTTTTGCTACCCTCCCTAACCAGGTGCACAGGAAGTCAGTGAAAAAGGGATTTGACTTCACCCTCATGGTCGCCG GAGAGTCTGGTATGGGTAAATCTACTCTGGTCAACAGCCTGTTCCTCACAGACTTGTACAAGGACAGGAAACTTCTCAATGCTGAGG AGCGTATCAACCAGACAGTAGAGATCATTAAGCACACAGTGGACATTGAGGAGAAAGGAGTGAAGCTGAAGCTGACCATTGTAGACACACCAGGCTTTGGAGACGCTGTCAACAACAATGAATG CTGGAAGCCCATCACCGACTACATTGACCAGCAGTTTGAGCAGTACTTCAGGGACGAGAGTGGACTGAACAGGAAGAACATCCAGGACAACAGAGTCCACTGCTGCCTCTACTTCATACCTCCATTTGGACATGG ACTGCGTCCAGTAGATGTGGAGTTTATGAAGGCTCTCCATGAGAAGGTGAACGTGGTTCCTCTCATCGCCAAGGCTGACTGTCTCACTCCCAGCGAGATCAAGAAACTCAAAGACCGG gtccgtGATGAGATTGAGAGGTTTGGCATTAAGGTTTACCAGTTCCCAGAGTGTGACTCTGATGAGGACGAGGAGTTTAAACAACTGGACAAAGAACTGAAG GAGTGCTGTCCGTTTGCAGTGATTGGCAGTAACACTGTGGTTGAGGCCAGGGGCCAGAGAGTAAGAGGGAGACTTTACCCATGGGGCATTGTGGAAG TGGAGAACCAGTCTCACTGTGACTTTGTGAAGCTGAGGAACATATTGATCCGCTCCCACATGCACGACCTCAAAGACGTGACCTGTGACATGCACTATGAGAACTACAGAGCGCAGTGTATACAGGAcatgaccag TAAACTGACGCAGGACAACCGAATGGAGAGCCCGATTCCCATGTTGCCCCAGCCCACCCCCGACGTGGAGACTGATAGACTCATCAAGATGAAAGATGAAGAG tTGGCGAGGATGCAGGAGATGCTGAATAAGATGCAGCAGCAGATCCATGATGGGAAGGACCAGTGA